The region TTTTCGACTTCGGCGATCTTGTTCCTGATTTCGATCTGCCGGCGCACGACCTGGTCACCCTTGGCGGCCTTGTCGGCCCCTTCGTGGCAGGCGTCGCAACTCGATTTCATCTTCAGCGCCTCGGCGGTCCGGGGCATGACCACGGCAAAGGTGTGGGAGCTTACGTCCCAATGCTGCTTGCGCTTCGGGGTTGGGTCGGACCGGTTGGCAATCCTGGCCATGTGGCAGTCGCAGCAGCCGACGCCGGCTCTCTCCTCCGCGCTCCCCTGGTAGAGCGCGGCGCTCGCCTTGTGGCACTGCACACAGAGCTTTTTCTTGTCCTGCCTGAGCTGGGCGTTGCCTTTCGTCTCCGCGTGCGCGTCGTGGCAGGTGATGCAGCTGACGCCGGCCCGGGCGTGGCTGGTGAACTGCACGTCATGGTACTGCTGGCGGTTCTTGCTGGAGAAGCCGTTGGGCCAGAAGTTTTTCGGGTTGGCCGAATAGGTCCAGAAGGTGACCCGCTGCCGCAGGTCGCTCATCCCCGGCATGAACCCGGTAGGGTAGGCCAGGTCCTTTTCCTGCCGGTTCGTCACCCGCGAGTGGCATTGCCCGCACACCTGGTCCTGCTGGCTGGCGCTCAGCGCCGCGGGGTTGACGATATCCTCCCGGCGCTTTGTGGCCGCATGAACGCTCCCCGGACCGTGGCAGCTCTCGCAGCCGACCCCCAGTTCCCTCTTCTGTCCTGCCCAACGGCCGCTCTCCCGGTCCCGGGCGACGTTGAAACCGGTGGTATGGCAGCCGTCGCAGGTTGCATCCCCCGTTTTGGCCTTGGGCATTTCTTCCGGTTTCTTCGGCCTCCCATCCGGGGTGCCGTCGGCAACCCACCACATGTCGTTGAACGGTTTCGAGGTCCACTGACCGTCTTCCACAACCCAGCGCATGGGGGTCGGATAATAGGCGCCCCCGACCCTGGCTTCGAAATGCTGGTTCCAGTTGCCGCCGAGCACGTAGGCGATCTCGTAGGTCTGGTTGTTGGCCGGATTGTCCCTGTCCACCAGGGTGAAACGATAGCTGTCCCCCTCCCGGCTGAGGCGGATCGTCGGAGATATCTTTGCCTTTTTCCTGTCGGGCCCCTCGACCTCCACATCCTTGTAGGTTATCTCCACGTTGTTGAAGTCGGCCGTGACGATGGCCGGGTTCAGTTCGCGATGCATGGCGGCATGCCAGGTCTGTTGCCAGCGGCCGTGGTCCTTGCCGTGGCACGGGGCGCATGCCGTTGAACCGACGTAGGCGGCGGCAGGCGGAGCGGCCCGGAGGGGGGACGGCGCCATGCCGGTGAACGACACGGCGCAGCAGAGTACTATGATGGGTAATCCTCGTTTCATGGAATCTCCTTTGTTGTCACGATATGGGGTCGTTTTGTGCCACCGGTAGCACGAGGCGAAAGGTACTGCCGCTGCCTTCTTCGCTTTCCAGTTCGATACGGCCGCCATTGGCCTCCGCGCCCCAGCGGGATATGGCGAGCCCGAGGCCGGTGCCGCCCCTCTCCCGGGTCCGTCCCTTGTCCAGGCGGTAGAACCGGTCGAAGATTCTGGCGTGATGTTCCTTCGCGATGCCCGGCCCGCTGTCCCGGACCTCGATTGCGGCCTCACTTGGCGTGATCCGTCTGACCGTCACCCGGATGGAGCCATAAGCCGGGGTGTATTTAAGGGCGTTGTCCACGAGGTTGAGGAGGGATTGGCGGAGGATCAGGGGATCGGCCATGGCAACGACCCGCTCGGAACATTCCAGGGAGAACTGCTGCCGTTTTTCTTCGGCCAGCACCCGCAGGCACTCCGTGACCTCCTCTGCCAGGGCCTGCAGATCGGTCGGTTCGCGGTGCGCCATGACGGCGCCCGAGTCGGCCCTGCTCAGGGTCAGAAGGCAGTCCACCAGTTTGGTCAGGCGGTCAGTTTCCTCAAGCATGCTGCCGATCACCTCCCGGCATGCGGCGGCGTCCCTGCTCTCCTGCAACCCCACTTCGCCGACACTGCGGAGCGCCGTCAGCGGAGTGCGCAGTTCGTGGGACGCATCGGCGGTGAAACGGCGCAGCCGTTCGAAGGCGTCCTCGAGGCGGGTCAGGGTCTCGTTGAAGACCGCCGCCAACCGGCCGAATTCATCGTCGGGGTTTTCTATCGGCAGGCGATCCGCAAGCCGTTCGGCGCTGATCTCCCGGGCCTTTGCCGCCATGAGCCCGATGGGTTTCAGCGCCCGGCCCGCCAGGAAGTAGCCGCTGACGAGCGCCACCGCCAGCACACAGGGGATACCGAACAATAGGACCAGAAAAAGGCTGTGCAGGCTCCGGCGCAGCACCTGCTCGTCCTGGGCGACGAGCACGAGATAGGTGTGGCCGGGCGAGGTCACGGCCGATCCCTTCAGGCGGTAGGGGACCCCGGTGGGGGCGGTCCACGACCATGAAGCCGCCGGGTAGCCGCCGGTGACCGCTTTCTCCAGGCCCGAGCGGCTCCAGCCGTCGGTTTCGGCGACGAACTCCCGCCCCTCCCGCACCTGGAACAAGCCAACGGAACCGTGCTGGGCAAGCTCGTTCATCTCGTTCGGTTCGTCGCTGGCCACCCGTGCCACGGTGCGGAGGTCGCGTTCGAGCTGCCGGTCGATCTGCTGCAGGAGGCTCGCCTTGACCACCACATAGACGCCGAGGGCAAAGGCAAGGATCACGCCCGCCAGAATCCCCGCATACCAGCAGACCAGGCGGACCCGGACGCTTCGTGGCCTCAGTCGCATGTCTCCTCCTCCATGACGAAGCCTATCCCCCGCACCGTTTTCAGCAGCTTGCGCTCAAAGGGTCCGTCGAGTTTGCGCCGCAACCGGGCAATGTGCACGTCAATGACGTTATCGATCGGCGTGGAGCGCTCCTTCACCCGCCAGACATCCTGGGCGAGCATTTCGCGGGAAACGATGCGCCCTTTGTTCCGCATCAGGTATTCGAGCAGTTCGTATTCGCGGACGGTGAGATCGATGGCGGCGCCGTGCCGGGTTACTCTGCGGGCCACGAGGTCCATTGCCAGGTCGCCGACGGCAAGGAACAGCGGTTGTTCGTTCTTGCCCCGCCGCAGCAACAGCCTGATCCGTGCCAGCAGCTCCGGGAAGGCGAAGGGTTTCACCAGGTAGTCGTCCGCACCGCTGTCCAGTCCCTGCACCCGGTTTTCCACGGTGTCCCGTGCCGTCAGGATGAGTACCGGCGTTGCAAAGCCGCGCTTCCTCAGGGTGGTCAGGATTTCGAGCCCGTCCCTGCCGGGCAGCATCAGGTCGAGGAGCACCAGGTCGTAGGTGCCGGCGTTGAGCTGGAAAAAGCCGTCCTCCCCGGAATAGGCCACGGTGACCTCGTAATGCTCGGCTTCCAGACCTTTGCGGAGAGCCTCGGCAACCTTTATTTCGTCTTCGACTACCAGAATGCGCATGTATCGTTCCTTTGGATGGATTATCTCCGGCCTGCGCCATGATGGCAACTGAAGTAATCCTGACAAATTGTTCAGAATGGTTCAGAATGGCCGGCAGGCACGGGTGCCTTGACCCGGTGCCGATTGTCGCCTTACAATTGTGCCCGATATCCCCACGCTTTCAAGTCAGCGTGGATTCATGGTAGCATTTTGATCTCTGCCGGGATTTGCACGGCTCTTTTCACGAAAAGCCGGCCGGCAGGACGTATCCTGTCGCACGCCCCAGGTATGCTGCTTCCGCACGGGATACGGCGTGCGGGAAAACGACAGCGGGGCATCATGAACAATCGGACTTTCGAACAACGCCTGGAAATTCTGGCCGACAGCGCCAAGTACGATGTCTCCTGCTCCTCCAGCGGCAGCAACCGTCGGGGTACGCCCGGCGGGGTGGGGAGCACGGCCGCCGCCGGGATCTGCCACACCTGGACCGCTGACGGCCGCTGCATCTCGCTGCTCAAGATCCTGCTCACCAACGCCTGCATCTACGACTGCGCCTACTGCGTCAACCGCCGCAGCAACGACATCCCCCGGGCCGCTTTCACCCCGGCGGAGGTGGTGCGGCTGACCATGGACTTCTACCGGCGCAACTACATCGAGGGGTTGTTCCTCAGCACCGGCGTGACCCGTTCGGCCGATCACACCATGGAACAGTTGATCGCCGTGGTGCGCACGCTGCGGGACGAGGAGCGTTTCAACGGCTACGTGCACCTCAAGATCGTGCCGGGGGCCGACCCGCTGCTGGTGGCCGAGGCGGGGCGCTACGCCGACCGGGTGAGCGTCAATATCGAGCTTCCCACCCGCCAGAGCCTGGCGCTGCTGGCCCCGGACAAGCCTCGGGAGTCGGTCATCGCCCCCATGCGCCAGGTGAGCGGCCTCATCACCTCGGCCCGCGAAGAGCGGAAAAAATCGCGCACGGCGCCCCAGTTCGCCCCGGCCGGCCAGAGCACCCAACTGATCGTGGGGGCCAGCCCCGAGAGCGACCGGGAGATCGTCACCCTGGCGGAGGGGCTCTACCGTCGCCTGGACCTGCGGCGGGTCTACTACTCGGCCTTTGTGCCCGGCTCCAGCGACCGCCGCCTGCCGGCGCTCCCCACGCCGCCCCTGTTGCGGGAACACCGCCTGTATCAGGCCGACTGGCTGCTGCGTTTCTACGGATTCGCCGCCCACGAGCTTCTGGACGAGGAACGCCCCAATCTGGACATGCGCTTCGACCCCAAGAGCGACTGGGCCGTGCGCCACCTGGACCTGTTCCCCGTGGAGGTGAACAGCGTCGAGTACGAGGTGCTGCTCCGGGTGCCGGGCATCGGCGTGCGCTCGGCCCAGCGCATCGTCGCGGCCCGCCGCCATGCCCGGCTGGGGGAGGCGGAGTTGAAACGGCTCGGGGTGGTGCTCAAGCGGGCGCGCTATTTCCTGACCGCCGGCGGGCGCTACCTGGGGGGAATCCGCCTGGACGGGGCCGCCCTGGTGGCGCGGCTCCTGGCGCCGGAACGGCGTCCGGCCCGGCAGGATCAACTGGAACTGTTTCCGGCATCCCCTGACGCCTCGGCCCTGACGGGGGAGCTGTGACCGCGTGCTATCGCTACGACGGGACCTTTGAGGGGTTTCTCTGCGCCTTGGCGGCGTGCCTCGAATCCGGGGGCGGGGAGGCGGAATTCCTGCGGCCGGGGGTCGAGAGCGGGGCGGGGCTGTTCGCGGGGGATCCCCTGGATGTCGCCACGGAGCGGGAAACGGCGCTCCGCTTCCGGGCGCGGTTCGTCACGGCGGTGTCCCGGGATGCCTTTGCCACCCTGCGCTACGCCTTCCACAGCGAGGCGGCCGGGGTGGAGGAGCTCTTGTGGCGCTACGTGCTGGTGGGATTGAAGCAGGGAAAACTGCTGGAGGGCATGCTGGCCCGGGAGCCGGTCTGCTCGGTGAACCGGTTGGCCCGCAAGGTCTCCCACGAAGCCCACAAGTTCACCGGGTTCGTACGTTTCCGGGAGGTGACGTGGCCTGGAGGGGATGTGCGTGACGGGGGAGAAGGGCAGGGGGGCGGTTCGTTCCTCTATGCCCGGATCGAGCCGGAGGCCGACCTCCTCCCCTTTATCGCCCCCTTCTTCACGGAACGGCTCAACGACCGCGACTGGATGATCCACGACCTGCGCCGCTCGCAGGCGGCGGTCTATAACCGCAGAACGTGGCGCCTGGTCCGGGATGTGGAATTGACCGTCCCGCCCGGCTACACTGCCGACGAGGAGGTGTGCAGCCGCCTCTGGCGCAGCTACTTCCGGCGCATGGCCATACCGGAACGCCACAACCCCCGGCTCCAGCAGCAACTCGTGCCGCTACGCTACCGCCGGCACCTGGTGGAGTTCGGCGGGGAGGAGTGAGCCTCCTCAGTACGTGCTGAGTTCCCCCGGCGGCCGGGTTCCCCGCTCCGGCGGGGCAGTCCCGGCGGCGGGCAGGAGCGCCCGGCCCGCTCCGGCGTGGGCGATGCGGATCTTCTTTTCCGGTTTCCACTCCGGGGCCCGGGCGCGGAGCGTAGCTTCGTCGATCCTGAAGAACGCCACGGCGTCGCGCAACTGTTCGGCCTGGCCGGAGAGTTCCTCCGAGGTGGAGGCCATCTCTTCGCTGGCCGAGGCGTTCTGCTGGATGATGCTGTCCAACTGCTGGACCGCCCTGTTGATCTGTTCCGCGCCCGAGTCCTGTTCACGGCTGGAGGCGCTGATCTCCTGGATCAGTTCGGCGGTGCGGCGGATGTTGGGAACCATGGCCTGCAGGCCGCTGCCGGCCGTCTCCGCGATTCTGACGCTTCGTACGGAGAGCTCGCCGATCTCCCCGGCCGCCTTCTGGCTCCGCTCGGCCAGCTTCCGCACCTCCGAGGCGACCACGGCAAAGCCCTTGCCGTGCTCCCCGGCCCGGGCCGCCTCGATGGCGGCGTTCAGTGCCAGCAGGTTGGTCTGGCGGGCGATCTCCTCGATGATGGAGATCCGGGTGGCGATCTCCTTCATGGCGTCCACGGTCCCGGCCACCGCCCGGCCGCTCTCTTCTGCGTCGTCGGCGCTCTGCACGGCGATCTTCTCGGTTTGCAGGGCGTTGTCCGTATTCAGCCTGATCGCGGAGGCCATCTCCTCCATGGACGATGAGATCTCCTCGGCGGAGGCCGCCTGTTCGGTGGCGCCGTGGGACATCTGCTGGGCCGTGGCGGAGAGTTCCTGGCTGCCGGTGGCCACGTTGTCCGCGGCGGCCTTGACATCGGTGATGACGCTCTTCAAGCGTTCCACCATGCTCCCGATGGCCGCCATCAGCAGGCCGGTCTCATCCTTGCCGCGGGCGGCGACCGTTACGGTCAGGTCGCCTCCCGCCAGGCGGTTGGCCGCCTGCAACGCCTCGTTGATGGGAACGGTGATGCTGCGGGTTATGAGGAAGCCGGCCATGAGGCCGATAAGGACGGCAATGGCCGCGATGGCCAGGTCCTTGATCACCGTGCTCCGGTAGAGTTTCCGGGCCTCGTCGTGGCTTACTTCCATCTGCTCTTCCTGGTACTGGACGATGGCCCGGAAGTTGGCCTTGATCTTCAGATCCAGGGGGTAGGCCACCTTGAAGGCCTCGATGGCATCGGCCGTCTTGCCGGCCAGAGAGAGTTCCGTGACCTTGTTGTTGGCATCCCGGGCCGTGGCTATGGCTGCCTTGGCCTCGTCGATCAGCCGTTTCCCCTGTTGGCCCGTCTCCAGTTTCTCCAGCTTTTCCATGGCGGCGCGGTACTCGGCCCGCGCCTTTTCTATGGCCTGCTGTGCCTCCACCCTGCCGTCGTGGTCCTTCACCAGCATCAGTTCGATCTCTTCCAGCAGGCCGTTGATGGTCGCGGTCACCTGGTTGGCCGTCTTGATCTTCTGGTAATTGTTCGCGATGATGCGTTCCAGGGTGTCGTCGATCTTCCCGGTGCCGTCCAGCCCGGTCCCCATGAGCAGCAGCAACAGCGCCAATATCAGGCCGAATCCCACGCCGAGACGGATTCCGATCCTCAGGTCTCCCAGCTTCATCCGTACCCCTCCCCTGTCCTCGGCAATTGCCGTGCAATGGCTGCATAAATGCCGAGCATATTACTCGCCAAGGTAATTTGTAGCAGGTTTGCGTGGAGGTGCAACATTATACTTAAATAATTAAAATTATTTAAATTATAGCGGGTGCAGGGGAGATGAAAGGCGCGGGGCGCCCGGTCAGGCGGGGTTGGGCCAGGGGGTTCCAGGACGGCCGTCAGACCCTGCCGGTGGCAGGTCCTGCGCCATCCCGGCTCCTGAGGGCGCCGCCGGCCATCTGCCCGGCAATGGCGCACAGGATGGCCAGGGGGGCTGCCGAAGCCTCGTGCCGCGGGCTTCGGCAGCCGGTGCCGGCAGGGTTACGCCGCGCCGCAGGAACTGCAGGCGCTCTCCGCCCCGCAGGTGCTCTTCTCGTCGCGGCTGCCGTGGGGGAACAGGCGATCGGCCGCATAGGGGGTGATGTCGATGAAGAAGTGGAGGTACAGGTCCCGCTCCCCGGCCAGGGGAATCCAGTAACCGTCCACCACCAGCCCCAGGTTGCCGGCATAGGTCACGAGCCGCTTGGCGCTCTGTTCCTGAAGCGCCTTGCCGGCCAGGCACCGTTGGTGATCCTCCTTCCTGCCGCTGTCGATGCAGCGCGTTCCGGGGATGCACCCCATGGCCTCGGCGGCCCTGTTGCGGTCGATGATGGTGCGGTCCTTGCGCACCAGCATGACCGGTGAGGGGAAGTGATCCCAGAAAAGGTGAAAGTTGCGGCTCAATTCCTCGCTGATGGTGTTCTGTTCCATGGTGCTCTCCTCGGTATCGGTGTGTGGTGTCATGGGGTTACTTCCCCTCTTCGTGGGCCGCTTCGTAGCGCTTCTTCAACTGTGCCCGCTGTCCGGGGGTCAGCACGGCGCTGATCTCCACGAGCCGGTCCACGGTGCGGTGGGCGAACCCGGTAAACTCCTTCGCCTTTTCATCCACGGTGGCGTGCAGCCAGGCGCGGTCGGGGGTATCCAGCAGGAGGCAGGCGACCACCTTGTTCGCCAGCCCCTGGTTGCCCTTATGGAGCTGTTGCCCGTCGGCCACCACCTGGTCCACGCCGGCATTGATCTTTCCCCTCTGCTCCTCCGTGGCGTCAATCTTGTCCAGGGAGGCGGCCACGTGCCCCTTGATCTTGCCGGAAAGGTCGCCGTGGTGGGAGCCGCACTGTTTGCAGGCCGTGATGGCGCCGGCCAGCGCCACGGCCCCGAGAACCGCCGTAACCCGTTTGATGCCCTTGTTCATCTGCTCCTCCTTGTTTGGCTTGGTATGATGTGGTGTGATGAAATCAGGCTAGGGGAAAGATGTAAAAAAAGTATGTGGCGAATGTAAAAAAAACGTAAAAAACTGCCGGATTCCGGGGTAATCTGGTAAGTAATGTCCTGTACCACTATCCACAAGGAGCACGCGGGATGGACGAAACACGGCGCAAACGGATCTTTCTGGTGGACGACGACGCCCGGCTGCGCAAGCTTCTGGTGCGGTTTTTGGGGGAGCACGGCTTCGAACTGCGCGAGTTTCCCGACGGCCGGGACGTGACGGCCGCCATCGCCATGGAGCGGCCCGACGCCGTGATCCTCGACATCATGTTGCCGGGGGAGAGCGGCCTGGAGATCCTGGGACGCATCCGGAAAGAGTCCTCCCTGCCGGTAATTATGCTGACCGCCCGGGGGGAGGACGAGGACCGCATCCTCGGCCTGGAACTCGGTTCCGACGACTACCTGCCCAAGCCGTTCAACCCCCGGGAACTCCTGGCGCGGCTCAATGCCGTCCTGAGGAGGTCCGCCTCTGGGGGCGATGCCGACGCGCCCCCCGGCGACACCCTGAAGGCCGCCGGCCTGCTGCTCAGCCGGGCCCGGCGGACGGTCAGCGCCGGAGGGGAGGAACTGGCGCTGTCGGCCACGGAATTCAAACTCCTGGAGGCGCTCATGAGCCGCCCGAACATGATCCTGTCCCGGGACGAACTGCTCACCTACGCCCGGGGCAAGGAGGCCGGCCCCTTTGACCGGAGCATCGACGTGCACGTGGGCAAGCTGCGCGCCAAGCTGGAATCCCTGCCGGGCGGCAGGAAGCGCATCAGGACCGTGTGGGGATCGGGATACATGCTGGAGGATCGGCTATGATGCGGCGGCTCTACTTCAAGATACTGTTCCATTGGTGTGTGGCGTTGGTGGTGACGGCACTGCTGGCCTTCGCCCTGGTGTTCCTGCTCGTCAAGGACGGCCACCAGATATCGGTTACGGCATCCGTCGGCCGCACGGCCCTCATGGCCAGGGATTACGTGGAGGCCGCGGCGGACGGCGCCGCCGCGCGGCACGAGGAACCGGGCGCGGTGCTGCGCCGGGCCGTGCAGCAGGTGAGCCGGAATACCCGCGCCAAGGTATGGATCAGTGGGGCCGACGGCTCCCCCCTGGCCGCCTCCTTCCCGGGCGAGGTCAGGGCTCCGGGGGGCGCCCCCGGCCTGTCCGGCCGTTACGGGGCCGCAAGCGTCGCCGTGGAGGCCGGCCAGAACCGGCTCACCTACGCCACGGTCCCCCTCGCTCCCGGCACGGGGGGGGCGGAGCAGGCCTGGCTGCATATCCTCACGGAGCGGGAGCCGGGCAGGTTTCCCCACGGCGCGTTCGCGGCCGGGCTGGCCCTGATCTGCGCCGTGGTGGCGGTCATCGCCGTTCCCCTCTCCCGGCACATCACCGAGCCGTTGAACCGGCTCCAGGGGTCGGCCGTGCGCATCGCCGGCGGCGATCTCTCCGCCCGGGCCGATGTGCGGGGAGATGACGAGATCGGCCGGCTCGGGGCGGCCTTCAACGGCATGGCGGAGACCGTGGAGCGCATGGTCCGCGCCGGACGGGAACTGACGGCCAATGTATCCCACGAGATGCGCAGCCCCCTGGCCCGCATCCGGGTCGCGGGGGAGTGTCTGCAGGGGGCGCTGG is a window of Geobacter sp. FeAm09 DNA encoding:
- a CDS encoding methyl-accepting chemotaxis protein, encoding MKLGDLRIGIRLGVGFGLILALLLLLMGTGLDGTGKIDDTLERIIANNYQKIKTANQVTATINGLLEEIELMLVKDHDGRVEAQQAIEKARAEYRAAMEKLEKLETGQQGKRLIDEAKAAIATARDANNKVTELSLAGKTADAIEAFKVAYPLDLKIKANFRAIVQYQEEQMEVSHDEARKLYRSTVIKDLAIAAIAVLIGLMAGFLITRSITVPINEALQAANRLAGGDLTVTVAARGKDETGLLMAAIGSMVERLKSVITDVKAAADNVATGSQELSATAQQMSHGATEQAASAEEISSSMEEMASAIRLNTDNALQTEKIAVQSADDAEESGRAVAGTVDAMKEIATRISIIEEIARQTNLLALNAAIEAARAGEHGKGFAVVASEVRKLAERSQKAAGEIGELSVRSVRIAETAGSGLQAMVPNIRRTAELIQEISASSREQDSGAEQINRAVQQLDSIIQQNASASEEMASTSEELSGQAEQLRDAVAFFRIDEATLRARAPEWKPEKKIRIAHAGAGRALLPAAGTAPPERGTRPPGELSTY
- a CDS encoding response regulator; the protein is MDETRRKRIFLVDDDARLRKLLVRFLGEHGFELREFPDGRDVTAAIAMERPDAVILDIMLPGESGLEILGRIRKESSLPVIMLTARGEDEDRILGLELGSDDYLPKPFNPRELLARLNAVLRRSASGGDADAPPGDTLKAAGLLLSRARRTVSAGGEELALSATEFKLLEALMSRPNMILSRDELLTYARGKEAGPFDRSIDVHVGKLRAKLESLPGGRKRIRTVWGSGYMLEDRL
- a CDS encoding cell wall metabolism sensor histidine kinase WalK, which produces MRLRPRSVRVRLVCWYAGILAGVILAFALGVYVVVKASLLQQIDRQLERDLRTVARVASDEPNEMNELAQHGSVGLFQVREGREFVAETDGWSRSGLEKAVTGGYPAASWSWTAPTGVPYRLKGSAVTSPGHTYLVLVAQDEQVLRRSLHSLFLVLLFGIPCVLAVALVSGYFLAGRALKPIGLMAAKAREISAERLADRLPIENPDDEFGRLAAVFNETLTRLEDAFERLRRFTADASHELRTPLTALRSVGEVGLQESRDAAACREVIGSMLEETDRLTKLVDCLLTLSRADSGAVMAHREPTDLQALAEEVTECLRVLAEEKRQQFSLECSERVVAMADPLILRQSLLNLVDNALKYTPAYGSIRVTVRRITPSEAAIEVRDSGPGIAKEHHARIFDRFYRLDKGRTRERGGTGLGLAISRWGAEANGGRIELESEEGSGSTFRLVLPVAQNDPIS
- a CDS encoding multiheme c-type cytochrome produces the protein MKRGLPIIVLCCAVSFTGMAPSPLRAAPPAAAYVGSTACAPCHGKDHGRWQQTWHAAMHRELNPAIVTADFNNVEITYKDVEVEGPDRKKAKISPTIRLSREGDSYRFTLVDRDNPANNQTYEIAYVLGGNWNQHFEARVGGAYYPTPMRWVVEDGQWTSKPFNDMWWVADGTPDGRPKKPEEMPKAKTGDATCDGCHTTGFNVARDRESGRWAGQKRELGVGCESCHGPGSVHAATKRREDIVNPAALSASQQDQVCGQCHSRVTNRQEKDLAYPTGFMPGMSDLRQRVTFWTYSANPKNFWPNGFSSKNRQQYHDVQFTSHARAGVSCITCHDAHAETKGNAQLRQDKKKLCVQCHKASAALYQGSAEERAGVGCCDCHMARIANRSDPTPKRKQHWDVSSHTFAVVMPRTAEALKMKSSCDACHEGADKAAKGDQVVRRQIEIRNKIAEVEKAMAVFEKNGTKAHDARKLLAAVKEDRSFGAHNPHKAMQLLQDALKSVATE
- a CDS encoding response regulator transcription factor codes for the protein MRILVVEDEIKVAEALRKGLEAEHYEVTVAYSGEDGFFQLNAGTYDLVLLDLMLPGRDGLEILTTLRKRGFATPVLILTARDTVENRVQGLDSGADDYLVKPFAFPELLARIRLLLRRGKNEQPLFLAVGDLAMDLVARRVTRHGAAIDLTVREYELLEYLMRNKGRIVSREMLAQDVWRVKERSTPIDNVIDVHIARLRRKLDGPFERKLLKTVRGIGFVMEEETCD
- a CDS encoding TIGR03915 family putative DNA repair protein, translated to MTACYRYDGTFEGFLCALAACLESGGGEAEFLRPGVESGAGLFAGDPLDVATERETALRFRARFVTAVSRDAFATLRYAFHSEAAGVEELLWRYVLVGLKQGKLLEGMLAREPVCSVNRLARKVSHEAHKFTGFVRFREVTWPGGDVRDGGEGQGGGSFLYARIEPEADLLPFIAPFFTERLNDRDWMIHDLRRSQAAVYNRRTWRLVRDVELTVPPGYTADEEVCSRLWRSYFRRMAIPERHNPRLQQQLVPLRYRRHLVEFGGEE
- a CDS encoding HAMP domain-containing sensor histidine kinase; translated protein: MMRRLYFKILFHWCVALVVTALLAFALVFLLVKDGHQISVTASVGRTALMARDYVEAAADGAAARHEEPGAVLRRAVQQVSRNTRAKVWISGADGSPLAASFPGEVRAPGGAPGLSGRYGAASVAVEAGQNRLTYATVPLAPGTGGAEQAWLHILTEREPGRFPHGAFAAGLALICAVVAVIAVPLSRHITEPLNRLQGSAVRIAGGDLSARADVRGDDEIGRLGAAFNGMAETVERMVRAGRELTANVSHEMRSPLARIRVAGECLQGALARGDRAEAGALLAGMWEDIDEADRMVGRILQYSKLDLHAPAPATALVQPSVLLNGLMKAMRPLFGTKRITVEQEVEPDLWVNGDEEYLRSALKNILENAARYTPEQGVVRLGLRREGAEVLLEVVNSAPPVAEDDLERLFEPFYRGKGATGEGTGLGLAIARKVVLLHHGEMGVENTPQGFRVWLRLPAAGA
- a CDS encoding putative DNA modification/repair radical SAM protein, which produces MNNRTFEQRLEILADSAKYDVSCSSSGSNRRGTPGGVGSTAAAGICHTWTADGRCISLLKILLTNACIYDCAYCVNRRSNDIPRAAFTPAEVVRLTMDFYRRNYIEGLFLSTGVTRSADHTMEQLIAVVRTLRDEERFNGYVHLKIVPGADPLLVAEAGRYADRVSVNIELPTRQSLALLAPDKPRESVIAPMRQVSGLITSAREERKKSRTAPQFAPAGQSTQLIVGASPESDREIVTLAEGLYRRLDLRRVYYSAFVPGSSDRRLPALPTPPLLREHRLYQADWLLRFYGFAAHELLDEERPNLDMRFDPKSDWAVRHLDLFPVEVNSVEYEVLLRVPGIGVRSAQRIVAARRHARLGEAELKRLGVVLKRARYFLTAGGRYLGGIRLDGAALVARLLAPERRPARQDQLELFPASPDASALTGEL
- a CDS encoding Spy/CpxP family protein refolding chaperone, translating into MNKGIKRVTAVLGAVALAGAITACKQCGSHHGDLSGKIKGHVAASLDKIDATEEQRGKINAGVDQVVADGQQLHKGNQGLANKVVACLLLDTPDRAWLHATVDEKAKEFTGFAHRTVDRLVEISAVLTPGQRAQLKKRYEAAHEEGK